Proteins encoded in a region of the Manis javanica isolate MJ-LG chromosome 15, MJ_LKY, whole genome shotgun sequence genome:
- the GSC2 gene encoding homeobox protein goosecoid-2 has product MYIFPRPRRRGRDGMAAAGGAASPGGPARPCAFSIEHILSGLPERSPAARAARPPQPAGRQGPAQPGAPTATPCECCCGGGPRAAPRGPPEPAPGLGARLPWPPRLVPAAPLPLAAPTADSGALAGAGGPGPQRRTRRHRTIFSEEQLQALEALFAQNQYPDVGTRERLAGRIRLREERVEVWFKNRRAKWRHQKRASASAGLLPGARKPPKESC; this is encoded by the exons ATGTATATATTCCCGCGGCCGCGGCGGCGCGGCCGGGACGGCATGGCGGCGGCAGGGGGCGCGGCAAGCCCCGGGGGCCCCGCGCGGCCCTGCGCCTTCTCCATCGAGCACATCCTGTCCGGCCTGCCGGAGCGCAGCCCCGCGGCCCGGGCCGCCCGCCCGCCGCAGCCCGCCGGCCGCCAGGGCCCCGCGCAGCCCGGGGCGCCCACGGCGACGCCCTGCGAGTGCTGCTGCGGCGGCGGCCCCCGCGCGGCGCCCCGCGGGCCCCCGGAGCCGGCCCCCGGGCTGG GCGCGCGGCTGCCGTGGCCGCCGAGGCTCGTGCCCGCGGCGCCCCTGCCCCTGGCCGCCCCGACCGCGGATTCCGGGGCGCTGGCCGGCGCGGGCGGCCCGGGCCCGCAGCGGCGCACGCGGCGCCACCGCACCATCTTCAGCGAGGAGCAGCTGCAGGCGCTGGAGGCGCTCTTCGCGCAGAACCAGTACCCCGACGTGGGCACGCGCGAGCGCCTGGCCGGCCGCATCCGCCTGCGCGAGGAGCGCGTGGAG GTTTGGTTCAAGAACCGCCGGGCCAAGTGGCGACACCAGAAGCGCGCGTCAGCGTCTGCAGGGCTCCTGCCCGGAGCCAGGAAGCCCCCCAAGGAGAGCTGCTGA
- the SLC25A1 gene encoding tricarboxylate transport protein, mitochondrial has protein sequence MAAPRALAAAAPAPGKAKLTHPGKAILAGGLAGGIEICITFPTEYVKTQLQLDERSHPPRYRGIGDCVRQTVRSHGVLGLYRGLSSLLYGSIPKAAVRFGMFEFLSNHMRDAQGRLDSTRGLLCGLGAGVAEAVVVVCPMETIKVKFIHDQTSASPRYRGFFHGVREIIREQGLKGTYQGLTATVLKQGSNQAIRFFVMTSLRNWYRGDNPNKPMNPLITGVFGAVAGAASVFGNTPLDVIKTRMQGLEAHKYRNTWDCGLQILRNEGLKAFYKGTVPRLGRVCLDVAIVFIIYDEVVKLLNKVWKTD, from the exons ATGGCCGCGCCTCGCGCTCTGGCGGCCGCTGCGCCCGCGCCTGGGAAGGCCAAGCTGACGCACCCGGGGAAGGCGATCCTGGCAG GCGGCCTGGCGGGCGGCATAGAGATTTGCATCACCTTCCCCACCGAGTACGTGAAGACGCAGCTGCAGCTGGACGAGCGCTCGCACCCGCCGCGGTACCGAGGCATCG GGGACTGCGTGCGGCAGACGGTCCGCAGCCATGGCGTTCTGGGCCTGTACCGAGGCCTCAGCTCTCTGCTCTACGGTTCCATCCCCAAGGCGGCCGTCAG GTTCGGGATGTTCGAGTTCCTCAGCAACCACATGCGGGACGCCCAGGGACGGCTGGACAGCACGCGCGGTCTGCTCTGCGGCTTGGGCGCTGGCGTGGCCGAAGCGGTGGTGGTCGTGTGCCCCATGGAGACCATCAAG GTGAAGTTCATCCATGACCAGACCTCTGCCAGCCCCAGATACAGAGGGTTCTTCCACGGGGTCAGGGAGATTATTCGGGAACAAG GGCTGAAGGGGACGTACCAGGGCCTCACAGCCACCGTGCTGAAGCAGGGGTCCAACCAGGCTATCCGCTTCTTCGTCATGACCTCCCTGCGCAACTGGTACCGAG GGGACAACCCCAACAAGCCCATGAACCCGCTGATCACCGGGGTGTTCGGAGCTGTCGCCGGCGCCGCCAGCGTCTTTGGGAACACTCCTCTGGATGTGATCAAGACCCGGATGCAG GGCCTGGAGGCGCACAAGTACCGGAACACGTGGGACTGTGGCTTGCAGATCCTGAGGAACGAGGGGCTCAAGGC ATTCTACAAGGGCACTGTCCCCCGCCTGGGCCGGGTCTGCCTGGACGTGGCCATCGTGTTCATCATCTATGATGAGGTAGTGAAGCTTCTCAACAAGGTGTGGAAGACGGATTAA